In Suricata suricatta isolate VVHF042 chromosome 14, meerkat_22Aug2017_6uvM2_HiC, whole genome shotgun sequence, one DNA window encodes the following:
- the RNF152 gene encoding E3 ubiquitin-protein ligase RNF152, giving the protein METLSQDSLLECQICFNYYSPRRRPKLLDCKHTCCSVCLRQMKTSQKDVRCPWCRGITRLPPGFSVSQLPDDPEVLAVIAIPHASEHTPVFIKLPSNGCYMLPLPIAKERALLPGDMGCRLLPGSQQKSVTVVTIPAEQQPLQGGAPLEAAEEEPDRRGVVKSSTWSGVCTVILVACVLVFLLGIVLHNMSCISKRFTVISCG; this is encoded by the coding sequence ATGGAGACGCTCTCCCAAGATTCCTTGCTGGAATGTCAGATCTGTTTCAATTATTACAGCCCCCGGCGAAGGCCCAAGTTGCTGGATTGCAAACACACCTGCTGCTCGGTGTGCCTCCGGCAGATGAAGACGAGCCAGAAGGATGTGAGGTGCCCCTGGTGCCGGGGCATCACCAGGCTGCCCCCGGGCTTCTCTGTGTCGCAGCTCCCCGACGACCCCGAGGTTCTCGCGGTCATCGCCATCCCGCACGCGTCCGAGCACACCCCGGTCTTCATCAAACTTCCCAGCAATGGGTGCTACATGCTGCCCCTGCCCATCGCCAAGGAGCGAGCGCTGCTGCCCGGAGACATGGGCTGCCGCCTGCTGCCTGGGAGCCAGCAGAAGTCTGTCACCGTGGTGACCATCCCCGCAGAACAGCAGCCCCTGCAAGGCGGGGCTCCCCTGGAGGCGGCGGAGGAGGAGCCAGACAGGCGGGGCGTGGTCAAAAGCTCCACCTGGTCTGGGGTGTGCACTGTGATCCTGGTGGCCTGCGTCCTCGTCTTCCTCCTGGGCATCGTGCTGCACAACATGTCGTGCATCTCTAAGCGCTTCACTGTGATATCCTGTGGCTGA